A single window of [Clostridium] hylemonae DSM 15053 DNA harbors:
- a CDS encoding MATE family efflux transporter produces MSQNVNEYLVQEPVGRLMLKFSVPCIMSLLVSALYNIVDQIFIGRGVGYLGNGATNVVFPITVIALALALLVGDGCAACLSICQGMKNAEGAHKSVGSAVVMITAGGLLLTMIFLLVKEPMLAGFGATENNIAYAEEYFQYIIIGIPFFMFANAMNSIIRADGSPQFAMLSTLAGCMINVVLDPVAIFVLHWGMMGAAVATVAGQAVSALLAVYYLFHTKSFRLQKSSFRLSAGLLKKTLPLGISSFLTQVSIVAIMIVMNNVLVFYGARSKYGADIPLTVVGIVMKVFQIVISVVVGIAAGAQPIVGYNYGAGLYGRVKEIFKKMMLAELAVGIVSCIGFECFPLKIIGLFGSENGLYNEFAVLSFRVFLGMIILCCLQKSASIFLQSLGKPVLSMSLSLLRDFVLSVPLALILPGIFGVTGALYSAPAADIVSFAAAVFCIYHVFREMKTEERKKEKSLKTSVCLSILE; encoded by the coding sequence ATGAGTCAGAATGTAAACGAGTATCTTGTACAGGAACCGGTAGGCAGATTAATGCTGAAGTTTTCAGTTCCGTGCATTATGTCGCTGCTTGTGTCAGCGCTTTATAATATTGTGGACCAGATATTTATAGGAAGGGGTGTCGGGTATCTCGGGAACGGGGCGACAAATGTCGTATTCCCGATCACTGTGATCGCGCTGGCACTGGCGCTGCTCGTGGGAGATGGCTGCGCCGCCTGCCTGAGCATCTGCCAGGGAATGAAGAATGCAGAAGGCGCCCACAAAAGCGTAGGCAGCGCGGTCGTGATGATCACGGCGGGCGGACTGCTGCTGACAATGATCTTCCTTCTTGTGAAGGAACCAATGCTGGCCGGATTCGGGGCAACAGAGAACAATATCGCGTACGCGGAGGAATATTTTCAGTATATTATAATAGGCATCCCTTTCTTTATGTTTGCCAATGCGATGAATTCGATCATACGCGCGGACGGAAGTCCCCAGTTTGCCATGCTGTCAACACTTGCAGGGTGTATGATCAATGTGGTGCTGGATCCGGTGGCAATATTCGTCCTGCACTGGGGAATGATGGGAGCTGCTGTGGCGACCGTTGCAGGGCAGGCAGTGTCGGCCCTGCTGGCAGTATACTATTTATTTCATACAAAGTCTTTCCGGCTTCAAAAGTCCAGCTTCCGTCTGTCTGCCGGACTACTGAAAAAAACACTGCCTCTTGGTATCAGCAGCTTCCTGACGCAGGTGTCCATCGTGGCAATCATGATCGTGATGAATAATGTGCTTGTCTTCTATGGGGCAAGGTCTAAATATGGCGCGGATATTCCGCTGACGGTTGTGGGGATCGTGATGAAAGTGTTCCAGATCGTCATCTCTGTTGTGGTAGGAATCGCCGCAGGGGCCCAGCCGATCGTAGGATATAACTACGGGGCAGGGCTTTACGGGAGAGTAAAGGAGATATTCAAAAAGATGATGCTGGCAGAACTGGCGGTGGGTATCGTGTCCTGTATCGGTTTCGAGTGCTTTCCGCTTAAGATCATTGGATTATTCGGGAGTGAGAACGGGTTATATAATGAATTTGCAGTGCTGTCCTTCCGGGTGTTTCTCGGGATGATCATTCTGTGCTGCCTGCAGAAGTCAGCCAGTATTTTCCTGCAGTCGCTCGGCAAACCGGTGTTGTCCATGTCATTGTCGCTGCTGAGAGATTTTGTGCTGAGCGTGCCGCTTGCCCTTATACTGCCGGGAATATTTGGAGTGACCGGGGCGCTGTATTCTGCCCCGGCGGCTGATATCGTGTCCTTTGCAGCGGCGGTCTTCTGTATATATCACGTGTTCCGGGAGATGAAGACAGAAGAAAGGAAAAAAGAAAAATCTCTAAAAACTTCCGTATGTCTTTCCATTCTCGAGTGA
- a CDS encoding TetR/AcrR family transcriptional regulator yields MRTKERIIEEALTLFSTKGYEGTSVKNIAEAVGIKDSSLYKHYKSKKEIFDTIVQEMSSRMERMSQTLGLPDEADMERAARIYGDLTTEGLIQLSRQIFLFYLKDEFAARFRRMLTIEQYRTKEIYGVYRKLFMEDSIAYQTALFREMTRWGVLKEADPAAMAMNFYAPVFFLLNKYDQEPEREAEAFLELERHVREFARIYARSEEGNDAEET; encoded by the coding sequence ATGAGGACAAAAGAGCGGATCATAGAAGAGGCGCTTACCTTATTTTCCACAAAGGGATATGAGGGGACGAGCGTAAAGAATATTGCGGAAGCTGTAGGAATAAAAGACAGTTCATTGTACAAACACTATAAGAGTAAAAAGGAAATCTTTGACACGATCGTGCAGGAGATGTCTTCCAGAATGGAGCGCATGTCACAGACACTCGGCCTTCCCGATGAGGCGGATATGGAGCGGGCGGCAAGGATATACGGAGATCTGACGACGGAGGGCCTCATTCAGCTGAGCAGACAGATATTTCTGTTCTACCTGAAAGATGAGTTTGCGGCCCGTTTCCGGCGTATGCTGACGATAGAGCAGTACCGGACGAAGGAGATATACGGCGTGTACCGAAAATTGTTCATGGAAGACAGTATCGCGTACCAGACGGCCCTGTTCCGGGAAATGACACGCTGGGGCGTGCTGAAGGAGGCAGATCCGGCTGCCATGGCCATGAATTTTTATGCCCCGGTGTTTTTCCTGCTGAACAAATACGACCAGGAGCCGGAGCGGGAGGCGGAAGCGTTTCTGGAGCTGGAACGGCATGTGCGGGAGTTTGCCAGGATATATGCACGCTCAGAGGAGGGAAATGATGCAGAAGAGACTTAA
- a CDS encoding DUF1836 domain-containing protein, whose translation MTIDTKDMLNSILSSISRIDYVRPDSIPNIELYMDQVTTFMEKELSTTKRFPEDKILTKTMINNYAKNNLLPPPVKKKYSREHILVLIFIYYFKNILSIKDIETLLAPITEKYFDNDSSFDLTSIYEEICQTEKERIDSLQKEVARAHRTAAESFSQAPEDERDYLQLFSFICSLSFDVYVKKLLIEKLIDELPAPDTENKKK comes from the coding sequence ATGACGATTGATACAAAAGATATGCTGAACAGTATATTATCGAGCATCTCACGGATCGATTACGTGCGGCCCGACAGCATTCCGAATATAGAATTATATATGGACCAGGTAACTACATTCATGGAAAAGGAACTGAGCACCACGAAGCGTTTTCCAGAAGACAAGATCCTGACAAAGACCATGATCAACAACTATGCAAAGAACAATCTTCTCCCGCCTCCGGTGAAAAAGAAGTATTCAAGGGAGCATATTCTTGTTCTTATCTTTATCTACTACTTTAAAAATATCCTGTCCATCAAAGATATAGAGACGCTCCTGGCGCCGATCACGGAAAAGTATTTTGACAATGACAGCAGTTTCGACCTCACTTCTATCTATGAAGAGATATGCCAGACTGAAAAGGAGCGCATTGATTCCCTTCAGAAAGAGGTGGCCAGAGCGCACCGGACTGCAGCGGAGAGCTTTTCCCAGGCACCGGAGGACGAAAGAGATTACCTGCAGCTTTTCTCGTTCATATGCAGCCTGAGCTTTGATGTCTATGTGAAAAAGCTGCTTATAGAAAAACTGATAGATGAACTGCCGGCGCCGGACACGGAGAATAAAAAGAAATAG
- a CDS encoding SOS response-associated peptidase, producing MCGRYYVDDETAREIEKIVRQLDRKLLIKGEIYPGQKASVIARKKGEAVLRQMEWGYPAPQNKGLVINARSESALQKRMFSESVMNRRCLIPAGWFYEWDRDKNKITFKPEGRQGMFLAGFWKYFSEGNRFIILTTNANASVRSVHDRMPLILDEERSRAWLEDEKMYGQLLGLKPDIRLEKEGFMQESLPL from the coding sequence ATGTGCGGACGTTATTATGTAGACGACGAGACAGCCAGAGAGATAGAAAAGATCGTCAGGCAGCTGGATAGGAAGCTGCTCATTAAAGGAGAGATATACCCGGGGCAGAAGGCTTCGGTCATTGCCCGAAAGAAGGGGGAGGCCGTGCTGCGCCAGATGGAGTGGGGATATCCGGCCCCGCAGAACAAGGGGCTTGTCATCAACGCCAGAAGTGAAAGCGCCCTGCAGAAAAGGATGTTTTCCGAGAGTGTCATGAACCGCAGGTGTCTCATTCCCGCGGGATGGTTCTATGAATGGGACAGGGATAAGAACAAGATCACCTTTAAGCCGGAAGGAAGACAGGGCATGTTTCTGGCCGGTTTCTGGAAATATTTTTCAGAGGGAAACCGCTTTATCATCCTCACGACAAACGCCAATGCATCTGTCCGCTCCGTGCACGACCGGATGCCGCTCATTCTGGATGAAGAGAGGAGCAGGGCCTGGCTGGAAGATGAAAAGATGTACGGGCAGCTGCTCGGTCTTAAGCCGGATATCCGGCTGGAAAAAGAAGGTTTTATGCAGGAGAGCCTTCCGCTCTAG
- a CDS encoding radical SAM/SPASM domain-containing protein, protein MRENELEAYLSKGVERIVRGILRASAENPKESLFMSRYAVSVREAGRRRTKLEREGEHIPPFLIASITSACNLHCQGCYARANASCTDGGGQAQLTAAQWGEIFCQAGELGVAFILLAGGEPLLRRDVLAEAGRHRRILFPVFTNGTMLENAYIKLFDENRNLIPILSIEGAEKLTDQRRGDGVYAAVRAAMERMAESGILFGASVTVTKENMREVLSEDFTAHLVRQGCRAVIYVEYVPADKGTGYLAPGEAERAYMEQRIGILRESCREQLFLSFPGDEKSSGGCLAAGRGFFHINAEGGAEPCPFSPFSDTDLLHTSLREALRSPFFVRLRTEGLLTAEHTGGCVLFEQEQAVKECL, encoded by the coding sequence ATGCGGGAAAATGAGTTGGAAGCGTATTTGAGTAAAGGTGTGGAGCGGATCGTGCGTGGGATTCTAAGGGCGTCTGCGGAGAATCCGAAGGAAAGTCTGTTTATGTCCCGGTATGCGGTCTCGGTGCGTGAGGCAGGGAGGAGACGCACAAAGCTTGAGAGGGAAGGAGAGCACATTCCACCCTTTCTTATTGCCAGCATTACGAGCGCCTGCAACCTGCACTGCCAGGGATGCTATGCCCGGGCAAATGCAAGCTGCACGGACGGAGGCGGCCAGGCGCAGCTGACAGCTGCGCAGTGGGGAGAGATCTTCTGTCAGGCCGGGGAGCTGGGCGTTGCGTTTATTCTGCTTGCGGGGGGCGAGCCCCTTCTGCGCCGGGATGTACTGGCCGAGGCGGGGAGACACCGCAGGATACTGTTTCCCGTATTCACGAACGGGACGATGCTTGAGAACGCGTATATAAAGCTGTTCGATGAAAACCGCAATCTCATACCGATACTCAGTATAGAGGGGGCGGAAAAGCTGACGGATCAAAGGAGAGGAGACGGTGTCTATGCCGCCGTCCGGGCCGCTATGGAACGGATGGCGGAGAGCGGGATTCTGTTCGGCGCTTCTGTGACTGTCACGAAGGAAAATATGCGGGAAGTGCTGTCTGAGGACTTCACGGCGCATTTGGTCCGGCAGGGGTGCAGGGCGGTCATCTATGTCGAATACGTGCCGGCGGACAAGGGGACGGGATATCTGGCGCCGGGGGAAGCGGAGCGGGCGTATATGGAGCAGAGGATCGGTATATTGCGGGAAAGCTGCCGGGAGCAGCTGTTTCTGTCCTTTCCCGGGGATGAGAAGAGTTCCGGCGGCTGTCTGGCAGCGGGAAGAGGATTTTTCCACATCAACGCAGAAGGCGGGGCGGAACCGTGTCCTTTTTCCCCGTTCTCGGACACGGACCTTTTACATACAAGTCTGCGTGAGGCGCTGCGTTCCCCGTTTTTTGTGCGGCTGAGGACAGAGGGACTGCTGACCGCGGAGCACACCGGAGGGTGCGTATTGTTTGAACAGGAGCAGGCCGTAAAAGAGTGCCTGTGA
- a CDS encoding DNA polymerase Y family protein, whose product MSEQIIYHIDVNSAFLSWEAVFRLGFLGASVDLRDIPSAIGGDVKQRHGIILAKSIPAKAYGIKTGESIPEARQKCPGLYIAPPNYGLYENCSRAFTNILKEYTPVVEQYSIDEVFMDMSGMQRLFGDPVKTAFDIKERIRRELGFTVNIGVSSNKLLAKMASDFKKPDRVHTLFPEEIKTKMWRLPVNDLFFVGRATAKKLHKLGVYTIGQLAGADPELLRMHLKSHGEVIWNFANGRDFSIVEAAPVPNKGYGNSTTTPFDVTDAAAAKLVLLALAETIGMRLRKDSVKIQVISIGIKDREFRQMSHQTVLPDPTNITKEIYEVSCRLFEELWDHAPIRHLGIHTARVKEEGELRQLSLFDHTDYRKLETWDRTIDRVRGRFGIDAVKRAAFLAVPEIDHLSGGVSREKRTVDYEKLKIE is encoded by the coding sequence ATGTCAGAACAGATTATTTATCATATAGATGTAAACTCCGCCTTCCTTTCGTGGGAGGCGGTTTTTCGTCTTGGATTTCTCGGGGCGTCCGTAGACTTGAGAGACATACCGTCCGCCATCGGCGGAGACGTAAAGCAGAGGCACGGGATCATCCTGGCTAAATCTATTCCCGCGAAGGCATATGGAATTAAAACAGGAGAATCTATACCGGAGGCGAGGCAGAAATGCCCCGGCCTGTATATTGCCCCGCCCAATTACGGGCTGTATGAGAACTGTTCCCGGGCATTTACCAACATTTTAAAAGAGTATACGCCTGTGGTGGAGCAGTACAGCATCGACGAGGTATTCATGGATATGTCCGGTATGCAGAGGCTGTTTGGAGACCCGGTAAAGACAGCTTTTGATATTAAGGAGCGTATCCGCAGGGAACTGGGATTTACTGTAAATATCGGCGTCTCATCCAACAAGCTTCTGGCCAAGATGGCCTCTGACTTTAAGAAGCCTGACCGGGTCCACACACTGTTTCCGGAAGAAATAAAAACGAAGATGTGGAGGCTGCCGGTGAATGACCTGTTTTTCGTCGGGCGCGCCACCGCAAAGAAGCTGCATAAGCTCGGTGTATATACGATCGGACAGCTGGCAGGGGCGGATCCGGAACTGCTCAGAATGCATCTGAAATCTCACGGGGAAGTGATATGGAACTTTGCCAACGGAAGGGACTTTTCTATTGTGGAGGCGGCGCCCGTACCGAATAAAGGTTACGGGAACAGTACGACGACGCCCTTTGATGTGACAGACGCAGCGGCGGCCAAGCTTGTGCTTCTTGCGCTGGCGGAGACGATCGGGATGCGGCTCAGGAAAGACAGTGTAAAGATCCAGGTCATAAGCATCGGGATAAAAGACCGGGAGTTCCGGCAGATGTCTCATCAGACCGTACTGCCGGATCCGACGAATATCACAAAGGAGATATATGAGGTTTCCTGCCGTCTTTTTGAAGAACTGTGGGACCATGCGCCCATCCGGCATCTCGGCATACACACTGCCAGAGTGAAGGAGGAGGGCGAACTGAGGCAGCTGTCTTTATTTGACCATACGGATTACAGGAAGCTGGAGACATGGGACAGGACTATTGACCGGGTGCGGGGAAGATTCGGGATCGATGCGGTAAAGCGCGCGGCGTTTCTGGCTGTGCCGGAGATAGACCATCTGTCCGGAGGGGTGTCAAGAGAAAAACGGACGGTGGATTATGAGAAGCTTAAGATAGAGTAG
- a CDS encoding polysaccharide deacetylase family protein, producing MEQQTNNTHSHTHSGHISRRRRKLKLYRNLKIAAGCAAAVLLVSAAFLTVRAYTQPIDITLKLNKAEITQGEELPTLKATAVYNGKNPDKMLDKKRKLTVKDFINELNSGKYYTFSCNADPAVDNTYPVKIVLNEDFKKQLKEKWASRLKLDIQDGDLIVKNKLGAWDGRKFKLNSGAYMAGDFLTSRGNTYYFDENGDMVTGQRQIGLKLCTFDKDGKLTAKSDAAVQPDRPMIALTFDDGPGERTQELLGVLERYNAHATFFMQGMNVPKYPDAIKKMLETGCELGNHSYNHPDLTKLKPEKIKKQIGDTNAAIQNICGQPADVLRPPYGAINDKVRASAGMPMILWSVDTLDWKTKDTQATVESIRASAGDGAVILLHDIHSFSVDAALAVIPELTRQGYQLVTISEMAAAKGVSLENGKTYGSF from the coding sequence ATGGAACAACAGACAAACAACACACATTCTCACACGCACAGCGGACATATTTCCAGACGCCGCAGGAAGCTGAAACTGTACCGGAATCTCAAGATAGCAGCCGGCTGCGCCGCCGCTGTCCTGCTCGTGTCAGCAGCATTTTTAACCGTCCGCGCATACACCCAGCCTATAGACATCACGTTAAAACTGAATAAAGCCGAGATCACACAGGGAGAGGAACTGCCCACGCTTAAGGCAACTGCGGTATACAATGGCAAAAATCCGGATAAGATGCTGGATAAAAAAAGAAAGCTCACTGTAAAAGATTTTATCAATGAGCTTAATTCCGGCAAATACTATACCTTCTCCTGCAATGCGGACCCGGCCGTCGACAATACATATCCGGTCAAGATCGTCCTGAATGAAGATTTTAAAAAACAGCTGAAAGAAAAATGGGCCTCCCGGCTTAAGCTTGACATACAGGACGGAGATCTTATCGTAAAAAATAAACTCGGAGCATGGGACGGCAGGAAGTTCAAGCTGAACAGCGGAGCATATATGGCAGGTGATTTTCTCACCTCCAGGGGAAATACATATTACTTTGATGAGAACGGCGACATGGTGACCGGACAGCGCCAGATCGGACTGAAGCTCTGTACTTTTGACAAGGACGGAAAACTCACGGCCAAAAGCGATGCCGCCGTGCAGCCGGACAGGCCCATGATCGCCCTCACCTTCGACGACGGCCCCGGAGAGCGTACGCAGGAACTGCTCGGAGTGCTGGAACGTTATAACGCACACGCCACATTTTTTATGCAGGGAATGAATGTGCCGAAATACCCTGACGCCATAAAGAAAATGCTGGAGACAGGCTGTGAGCTCGGCAATCACTCGTACAACCACCCGGACCTCACAAAGCTGAAACCGGAAAAGATTAAGAAACAGATCGGGGATACGAACGCGGCCATTCAGAACATATGCGGCCAGCCCGCTGATGTCCTCCGGCCTCCTTACGGCGCCATCAACGACAAGGTGAGAGCCAGCGCCGGAATGCCCATGATCCTCTGGTCCGTAGACACCCTCGACTGGAAGACAAAAGATACACAGGCAACGGTCGAGTCTATCCGCGCTTCCGCAGGTGACGGCGCCGTCATTCTCCTGCACGACATCCATTCCTTCAGCGTGGACGCCGCCCTGGCCGTCATACCAGAGCTTACGAGACAGGGCTACCAGCTCGTGACGATAAGCGAGATGGCGGCCGCAAAAGGCGTATCACTCGAGAATGGAAAGACATACGGAAGTTTTTAG
- a CDS encoding DUF3783 domain-containing protein yields MRSSVLCYNLKGTKKGKQIAMIFGFLGYKVRHVEKEEYMLPVGALAGTDKAEDAASVCAEDGFSDEMLVINAASEDMMDKALFLMRKEGIKIGLKAMLTPSNREWTSIALHDEIQKEHEYMKEMERNKKD; encoded by the coding sequence ATGAGATCAAGTGTATTATGCTATAATCTGAAAGGTACAAAAAAGGGAAAACAGATCGCCATGATATTTGGCTTTCTTGGCTATAAGGTCCGGCATGTGGAAAAAGAAGAATATATGCTGCCGGTCGGAGCGCTGGCGGGGACGGACAAAGCGGAGGATGCCGCTTCGGTCTGTGCAGAGGACGGGTTTTCTGACGAGATGCTTGTCATCAACGCCGCCTCGGAAGATATGATGGACAAGGCTTTGTTTCTCATGCGCAAGGAAGGGATCAAAATAGGACTGAAGGCGATGCTCACTCCCTCTAACCGGGAGTGGACGTCTATTGCGCTGCATGATGAGATCCAGAAAGAACATGAATATATGAAAGAAATGGAAAGGAATAAGAAAGATTGA
- a CDS encoding alpha/beta hydrolase encodes MMQKRLKTSVKAAAAIAAAAAADFAALRIFLNMAVERRCRFFKSQDDRKKPCREEIRRGMDWLDKQRSETVTVKSFDGLKLKGHYIEARDAGRIVVMFHGWRGTWKHDFGACARELYEEGSSLLLPEQRAQGESEGTYMGFGILERHDCHTWLDWVEEHNKENVPVYLYGVSMGAATVLMAAGERLPECVKGIIADCGFSRPGDMVLNFGQKHFRLVGTRTVKRLTRRCRRKAGFGFDDYSAPEAMENCTVPVLFIHGKADTFVPCEMTLHNYEACRSRKRLLLVDGAEHCESYLKDRGAYMEAVHWLWEQNDGNSAEK; translated from the coding sequence ATGATGCAGAAGAGACTTAAGACATCTGTGAAGGCGGCGGCAGCCATAGCCGCGGCCGCGGCTGCGGACTTTGCCGCGCTGCGGATCTTTCTGAATATGGCGGTGGAGCGCAGATGCCGCTTCTTCAAAAGCCAGGATGACAGGAAGAAGCCGTGCCGGGAGGAGATCCGCCGGGGGATGGACTGGCTTGATAAGCAGAGGAGCGAGACGGTCACAGTAAAAAGCTTTGACGGGCTGAAGCTGAAAGGGCATTATATAGAAGCCCGGGATGCCGGGCGGATCGTAGTCATGTTCCACGGGTGGCGCGGTACGTGGAAGCATGACTTTGGGGCGTGCGCAAGGGAACTGTACGAAGAAGGCAGCAGTCTTCTTCTGCCGGAGCAGCGTGCCCAGGGAGAAAGCGAGGGTACTTATATGGGCTTCGGCATACTGGAGCGGCACGACTGCCACACGTGGCTTGACTGGGTAGAGGAGCACAACAAAGAGAATGTGCCCGTGTACCTCTACGGCGTATCTATGGGAGCCGCCACGGTGCTCATGGCGGCAGGGGAAAGGCTACCGGAATGTGTAAAGGGCATTATAGCGGACTGCGGCTTTTCCCGTCCCGGCGATATGGTGCTGAACTTTGGCCAGAAACATTTCCGCCTCGTAGGCACACGTACAGTGAAGCGGCTGACACGGCGGTGCAGAAGAAAAGCAGGTTTCGGATTCGACGACTATTCCGCGCCGGAGGCGATGGAGAACTGTACTGTGCCGGTGCTGTTCATACACGGAAAGGCGGACACCTTTGTGCCATGTGAGATGACGCTGCACAATTATGAGGCGTGCAGGAGCAGGAAGCGCCTCCTGCTCGTGGACGGCGCAGAGCACTGCGAAAGCTATCTGAAAGACCGCGGGGCATACATGGAGGCGGTGCACTGGCTCTGGGAGCAAAATGACGGGAATTCGGCAGAGAAATAA
- the pcrA gene encoding DNA helicase PcrA, translating into MSIYETLNEQQQEAVYHTEGPLLILAGAGSGKTRVLTHRIAYLIEEKGVNPWNILAITFTNKAAGEMRERVDNIVGFGSESIWVSTFHSTCVRILRRHIDKLGYDTNFTIYDSDDQKTLMKDVCRLLQIDTKIYKERTLLGAVSSAKDELITPEEYRIRAEGDYNKQKIAQVYEEYEKQLRANNALDFDDLLVKTVQLFQTQADILDYYQERFRYIMVDEYQDTNTVQFELIRILASKYRNLCVVGDDDQSIYKFRGANIKNILNFEQVYEDAKVIKLEQNYRSTSNILNAANAVIRNNYGRKDKTLWTDNGEGDKIHFRQFDSAYDEAEYIVGDIREQVDSGGCTYNDNAILYRTNAQSRMFEEKFVTANIPYKVVGGVNFYARREIKDLLSYLKTVDNGQDDLAVRRIVNVPKRGIGLTSINRVQEYASSRGIGFYEALCAVDLIPNIGRGASRLESFVALIEHFKTDAREMSISDLMQEIIDETGYIESLQAEDSIEAETRIENIDELMSKIAAYEEACEESNEPVTLSGFLEEVALVADIDSLDESSDYVVLMTLHSAKGLEFPRVYLAGLEDGIFPSYMTITADDPEEVEEERRLCYVGITRAKEELTLTCARRRMIRGETQYNKMSRFLKEIPMDLLATGAVFEKEEEPPRQGAYAQARQTFRTKAFGGAARPVRQFAVSDGSGPGYGVGDRVRHIKFGAGTVTAITEGGRDYEVTVDFDGPGTKKMFATFARLEKI; encoded by the coding sequence TTGAGCATCTACGAGACATTAAATGAACAGCAGCAGGAAGCGGTATATCATACAGAAGGGCCGCTTCTTATACTGGCAGGGGCCGGTTCCGGTAAGACACGGGTCCTGACCCACAGAATTGCTTATCTGATAGAAGAAAAAGGAGTCAATCCATGGAACATTCTGGCGATCACATTTACGAACAAGGCCGCGGGAGAGATGCGGGAACGTGTGGACAATATCGTCGGCTTCGGTTCAGAGAGTATATGGGTCAGCACATTCCACAGCACATGTGTGAGGATCCTGCGCCGCCATATCGACAAGCTGGGCTATGACACGAACTTTACCATCTATGACAGTGACGATCAGAAGACGCTGATGAAGGATGTGTGCAGGCTGCTCCAAATCGACACGAAGATATATAAAGAGCGCACGCTGCTGGGCGCGGTCTCCTCTGCAAAGGATGAGCTTATCACTCCGGAGGAATACCGCATACGCGCGGAGGGAGATTACAACAAGCAGAAGATCGCGCAGGTCTATGAAGAGTATGAGAAGCAGCTGCGCGCCAACAACGCGCTGGACTTTGACGATCTGCTCGTGAAGACGGTACAGTTGTTCCAGACACAGGCGGATATTCTGGACTACTACCAGGAACGGTTCCGGTACATCATGGTGGATGAGTATCAGGATACGAACACGGTGCAGTTCGAGCTCATACGGATCCTGGCTTCCAAATACAGGAACCTGTGTGTCGTGGGAGATGACGACCAGTCTATCTATAAGTTCCGCGGCGCGAATATCAAGAATATACTGAACTTTGAGCAGGTGTATGAAGATGCGAAAGTGATCAAGCTGGAGCAGAACTACCGCTCAACGAGCAATATCCTCAATGCGGCGAACGCGGTCATCCGCAACAATTACGGCAGGAAGGACAAGACACTCTGGACGGACAACGGAGAGGGAGACAAGATCCACTTCCGACAGTTCGACTCCGCTTACGATGAGGCAGAGTATATCGTCGGAGATATCCGGGAACAGGTAGATAGCGGAGGCTGTACATATAACGACAATGCCATCCTGTACCGGACAAATGCCCAGTCGCGTATGTTTGAAGAAAAGTTTGTGACGGCCAATATCCCCTATAAAGTCGTGGGCGGCGTCAACTTTTATGCCAGAAGAGAGATCAAGGACTTGCTTTCTTATCTGAAGACAGTAGATAACGGACAGGATGATCTGGCGGTGCGCAGGATCGTCAATGTCCCGAAGCGCGGCATCGGGCTTACGAGCATCAACCGGGTGCAGGAATATGCTTCCAGCCGAGGTATCGGTTTCTATGAGGCGCTTTGCGCGGTGGACCTGATACCGAATATCGGAAGAGGAGCGTCAAGGCTGGAGTCCTTTGTGGCGCTCATCGAACATTTCAAGACAGATGCCCGGGAGATGTCCATCTCCGACCTGATGCAGGAGATCATAGATGAGACTGGGTACATTGAGAGCCTGCAGGCAGAGGACAGCATAGAGGCAGAGACACGTATCGAAAATATCGACGAGCTCATGAGCAAGATCGCCGCTTATGAGGAAGCGTGCGAGGAGTCAAACGAACCGGTGACTTTGAGCGGATTCCTGGAGGAAGTTGCGCTTGTGGCAGATATTGACAGTCTCGATGAGAGCAGTGACTATGTGGTGCTCATGACGCTGCACAGCGCCAAGGGACTGGAATTTCCGCGGGTGTATCTGGCGGGTCTTGAGGACGGCATTTTCCCGAGTTACATGACAATAACGGCGGACGACCCGGAGGAAGTGGAGGAAGAACGTCGCCTCTGTTATGTGGGGATCACGCGGGCGAAGGAAGAGCTGACGCTCACCTGCGCCAGAAGACGGATGATCCGCGGGGAGACACAGTACAATAAGATGTCCCGGTTCCTGAAAGAGATACCGATGGATCTGCTCGCAACGGGGGCAGTGTTTGAAAAGGAAGAAGAACCGCCGCGGCAGGGCGCGTACGCCCAGGCGAGACAGACATTCCGCACAAAGGCGTTTGGAGGCGCGGCCAGGCCGGTCAGGCAGTTTGCCGTCTCCGACGGGAGCGGACCGGGCTACGGGGTAGGCGACCGGGTGCGCCATATCAAGTTCGGGGCAGGAACGGTTACGGCCATAACAGAAGGCGGAAGAGACTATGAAGTGACGGTGGATTTTGACGGCCCCGGCACGAAAAAAATGTTTGCAACATTTGCCAGGCTGGAAAAGATATAA